CATCACCTGCACGCCGTGGTCCCAGGCGGTCCGGGTGAGTTCGCCGAGCGTGTCGAGTTCGGCGAACTGGGCGGCGTCGCTCGCGTCGGCGAGACAGCCCGGGCGCAGGCCGTCGCCGAGGCTGAACGTCACGTCGTGGTCGGCGAATATCTCGCAGATCGCCTCGAACTCCGTGTAGAGGGGGTTCTGTGCGCCGTTCTCCTCCATCCACTGCGCGAGCAGCGACCCGCCACGGGAGACGATGCCGGTCTTCCGGCCGTCGGTCAGCGGCAGGTGTTCCATGAGGACGCCCGCGTGGATGGTCATGTAGTCGACGCCCTGTTCGGCCTGCTTCTCGATGACGTCGAGCAGCAGGTCGGGCGTGAGGTCGGCCACGTCGTCGACCTTCGTCACCGCCTCGTAGATGGGGACGGTGCCGACCGGGACCGGCGAGCGGTCGACGTTCGCCTCGCGGATGCGGTCCAGGTCGCCGCCCGTGCTCAGGTCCATCACGGTGTCCGCGCCGTGGTGGACGGCCGTGTGGAGCTTCTCCAGTTCGCCCTCCAGGTCGCTCGTCGTCTCGCTGTTGCCGATGTTGGCGTTGACCTTCGTCGCGAACTCCCGGCCGATGATCATCGGGTCGAGGCGGTCGTGGTGTTCGTTGGCCGGGATCACCGCCTGCCCCTCGGCGACCTGCTCGCGGACGAACTCCGGGTCGACGTTCTCGCGCTCGGCGACGCGCTCCATCTCGGGGGTGACAACCCCGTCCCGCGCTCTGCGGATCTGCGTCATGATAACTAAGTTGTACCACTTAGTAATAAAACCGGGGGTGACCGCGGCCCCGACGGTCGCGAGACTGGTGGTTTATGGTACCGCCGCCACCACGTACCGGGTATGCAAACGCACATCGTCCCGGTCGGCTTCGACTACGACCGGCTGATCGCGCCGCTGGTGCGCGACCAGTTCGACGTCGACCACGTAATTTTGCTGGAGGGGGCGGTCGGGAGCGAGGCCAACGTCGAGTACTCCCGGAACCTCTCGGAGAAACTGGAGAAGGACTTCCGGAACCTGCTCGGGGCGTCGACCGAGCGGTTCGTCATCGCGGACGTGTACGACTACGACGCGGCGTTCACGCAGGCGTACGACCTCATCAACGCCGAACTCGACGACGACAACGAGGTGTGGGTCAACGTCAGCGCGATGCCCCGCACCGTTTCCTTTGCCTTCGCGACGGCGGCCCACTCGATCATGGTCGAGCGGGAGGGTGACCGCGACCAGATCCACACCTACTACACGGTTCCCGAGAAGTACCTGGAAACCGAACTCGCCGAGGAACTGCGCCGACAGATCGACCTGCTCGCGGACGTGCGGGACGGGGACGTGGACGACGGCCGGGTCGACGAGCGCCTGGAGAGCGCCCGCGACCTGCTCGCGGAGTTCGACGAGCGCGGCACGACCATTGGGGCCAAGGAGATCGACGGCGACCACATCGTCGAACTGCCGGTCGCCTCGTTCTCGAACGTGAAGCCGTTCGAGGAGCTGATCCTCTACAAGCTCGGCGAGCACGGCGAGTTCGAGTCGGTGTCGGAACTCGCGGAGGCGCTTGCCGACGAACTCAACGAGGAGTACACCGACAGCTTCCGGTCGAAGGTGATCTACAACGTCGACCGCCTCGGCCCCGGCGGGAAGGGGTACATCGAGCAGGAGGCCGGCGGGAAGTCATACCGGACCCGGCTCTCCCGGATCGGGGAGCTGTGGGTGAACTCCCACTCCAACGGCGGCGACGGACTGGACGGCTAAGCCGGCGATCCGCCGACGGCTGCCCCCTACGCGAACCGCGCCAGCGCCCGCTCCCGGAGGACGAGCAGACAGGGCAGCACGGTCAGGCAGGCGACGAAGGCGTACACGATCGACAGCCCCGTCACGATGCCGAAGCGCTGGAGCGGCGGCGCGAGCGCGAGCGACAGCACGCCGAAGCCGGCGGCCGTCGTTGCGGCGCTGCCCAGCAGCGCACCGCCCGTCCCCGTCACCCCGGCCGACAGCGCGTCGACGAAGCCGTCGCGTCGCGTCCGCTCTTCCACCACACGCTCGGTGAGGTGGATGCTGTAGTCGACGCCGAGGCCGATGGCGAGGCTGGTGATCACCGCCGTCTCGCTGTTAAAGGGGATGCCGACGGCCCGCATCGTCCCGAGCAGCCACGCCAGCGCGATAAGCACCGGGATGAGCGTCACGACGCTCAGCCCCGGCGCGCC
The genomic region above belongs to Halostella salina and contains:
- the thiC gene encoding phosphomethylpyrimidine synthase ThiC: MTQIRRARDGVVTPEMERVAERENVDPEFVREQVAEGQAVIPANEHHDRLDPMIIGREFATKVNANIGNSETTSDLEGELEKLHTAVHHGADTVMDLSTGGDLDRIREANVDRSPVPVGTVPIYEAVTKVDDVADLTPDLLLDVIEKQAEQGVDYMTIHAGVLMEHLPLTDGRKTGIVSRGGSLLAQWMEENGAQNPLYTEFEAICEIFADHDVTFSLGDGLRPGCLADASDAAQFAELDTLGELTRTAWDHGVQVMVEGPGHIPMDEVADNVQRQQEVCDGAPFYVLGPLVTDIAPGYDHITSAIGATEAARAGAAMLCYVTPKEHLGLPEREDVRDGLAAYRIAAHAADVANGREGARDWDDALSEARYAFDWSEQFDLSLDPERAREYHDQSLPGDNYKEARFCSMCGVEFCSMRVDQDVRESRRDSRSSQSPGASDQPREADGEMSSIADDTDLADSPAAEANLPPVGSHDVDGSDGTDAATDDARATPETDD
- a CDS encoding HFX_2341 family transcriptional regulator; this translates as MQTHIVPVGFDYDRLIAPLVRDQFDVDHVILLEGAVGSEANVEYSRNLSEKLEKDFRNLLGASTERFVIADVYDYDAAFTQAYDLINAELDDDNEVWVNVSAMPRTVSFAFATAAHSIMVEREGDRDQIHTYYTVPEKYLETELAEELRRQIDLLADVRDGDVDDGRVDERLESARDLLAEFDERGTTIGAKEIDGDHIVELPVASFSNVKPFEELILYKLGEHGEFESVSELAEALADELNEEYTDSFRSKVIYNVDRLGPGGKGYIEQEAGGKSYRTRLSRIGELWVNSHSNGGDGLDG